Proteins encoded in a region of the Photobacterium angustum genome:
- the alaS gene encoding alanine--tRNA ligase produces MYMSTDEIRRAYLAFFESKGHQIVESSSLVPANDPTLLFTNAGMNQFKDTFLGLEKRSYTRATTAQRCVRAGGKHNDLENVGFTARHHTFFEMLGNFSFGDYFKHDAIAYAWEFLTSVLKLPADRLVVTVYETDDEAFEIWNKEVGIPADRIVRIGDKKGGKPFESDNFWQMGDTGPCGPCTEIFYDHGDHIWGGRPGTPEEDGDRFIEIWNNVFMQFNRQADGTMEPLPKPSVDTGMGIERIAAIMQGVHSNYEIDIFQTLIKEAAKVIGFEDLSNQSLRVVADHIRSCAYLISDGVMPSNEGRGYVLRRIIRRAVRHGNKLGAQGAFFYKLVGPLAEIMGTAGEELKAQQELVEKVLKIEEDNFGRTLDRGLTILNEALDNLDGKVLDGETVFKLYDTYGFPADLTNDVARERGFTIDEDGFEAAMEEQRQRARDAGNFGVDYNDAIKVDAETEFCGYSATDGEGEIVALYRDGVAVDSVNAGEEALVVLTNTPFYAESGGQCGDSGILTAEGVLFNVADTQKFGAAIGHKGQVAEGTLTVGQKLTASVDSARRAAISLNHSATHLMHAALRNILGEHVAQKGSLVKADGLRFDFSNLEAVKPEQLRAVETMVNDQIRANHAIETNIMDIEAAKAKGAMALFGEKYDDEVRVLSMGEFSTELCGGIHATRTGDIGLFKILSESGIAAGIRRIEAVTGAAAIEAMHTEDAMLAKTARLVKSDSASVVSKVEALVSHSKQLEKEIQQLKDKLAAQEGANLINQAQEINGVKVLIAKLNGADNKALRGMVDELKNQLGSGVVLLGNVSDDKVGLIAGVTKDLVGKVKAGELVNLVAQQVGGKGGGRPDMAQAGGTDAAALPAALETVAPWLADKL; encoded by the coding sequence ATGTACATGAGCACTGATGAGATCCGCCGTGCGTATCTTGCGTTTTTCGAGAGCAAAGGCCACCAAATAGTGGAAAGCTCTTCTCTTGTACCTGCGAATGACCCAACGTTGTTATTCACTAACGCAGGTATGAACCAATTTAAAGATACATTTCTAGGTCTTGAAAAGCGTAGCTATACCCGAGCAACAACGGCTCAGCGCTGTGTACGCGCAGGTGGTAAGCATAACGACCTTGAAAATGTAGGTTTTACTGCTCGTCACCATACTTTCTTTGAAATGTTAGGTAATTTCAGCTTTGGCGATTACTTCAAGCACGATGCAATTGCATACGCTTGGGAGTTCTTAACTTCTGTTCTAAAACTGCCAGCCGATCGTTTGGTTGTGACTGTTTATGAAACCGATGACGAAGCATTTGAAATCTGGAACAAAGAAGTAGGTATTCCTGCAGATCGTATCGTTCGTATCGGCGATAAGAAAGGTGGCAAGCCTTTTGAGTCTGACAACTTCTGGCAAATGGGCGACACAGGTCCTTGTGGTCCATGTACAGAAATTTTCTACGATCACGGTGATCATATTTGGGGTGGTCGTCCTGGCACACCAGAAGAAGATGGTGACCGTTTCATTGAGATCTGGAACAACGTATTTATGCAGTTCAACCGTCAAGCTGACGGTACAATGGAACCGCTACCTAAGCCTTCTGTTGATACAGGCATGGGTATTGAGCGTATTGCTGCAATCATGCAAGGCGTACACTCAAACTACGAAATCGACATTTTCCAAACGCTAATTAAAGAAGCGGCGAAAGTGATCGGCTTTGAAGATCTGTCTAACCAATCACTACGCGTTGTGGCTGACCACATCCGTTCATGTGCTTACTTGATCTCTGATGGTGTTATGCCGTCAAACGAAGGTCGTGGTTACGTACTTCGTCGTATTATCCGTCGCGCAGTACGTCACGGTAACAAGCTAGGCGCACAAGGTGCATTCTTCTACAAGCTTGTTGGTCCTCTTGCTGAGATCATGGGTACCGCTGGTGAAGAGCTAAAAGCACAGCAAGAACTAGTAGAAAAAGTTCTTAAGATTGAAGAAGACAACTTTGGTCGTACTCTTGACCGAGGTTTGACAATTCTTAACGAAGCACTCGATAACTTAGACGGTAAAGTGCTTGATGGTGAAACAGTATTTAAACTATACGATACGTACGGTTTCCCTGCTGATTTAACCAACGATGTTGCTCGTGAGCGTGGCTTCACTATTGATGAAGACGGTTTTGAAGCGGCAATGGAAGAACAACGTCAACGTGCTCGTGATGCAGGTAACTTTGGTGTTGATTACAACGATGCAATCAAAGTTGATGCTGAAACAGAATTCTGTGGTTACAGCGCAACAGACGGTGAAGGTGAAATTGTTGCCCTATACCGTGATGGTGTTGCTGTTGATAGCGTAAATGCAGGTGAAGAGGCGCTAGTCGTACTAACGAATACACCATTCTATGCAGAGTCAGGTGGTCAGTGTGGTGATAGCGGTATTCTTACTGCTGAAGGTGTACTGTTCAACGTTGCTGATACGCAAAAGTTTGGTGCAGCAATTGGTCATAAAGGTCAAGTTGCTGAAGGTACACTAACTGTTGGTCAAAAACTAACAGCGTCTGTAGATTCAGCGCGCCGTGCAGCAATCAGCCTAAACCACTCAGCAACACACCTAATGCACGCAGCATTGCGTAACATTTTAGGTGAGCATGTAGCTCAGAAAGGTTCATTAGTAAAAGCTGATGGTCTACGTTTCGATTTCTCTAACCTAGAAGCAGTTAAACCAGAACAACTACGTGCTGTAGAAACCATGGTTAACGACCAAATCCGTGCTAACCATGCGATTGAAACCAATATCATGGACATCGAAGCGGCGAAAGCGAAAGGTGCAATGGCATTGTTTGGCGAGAAGTACGATGATGAAGTACGTGTACTAAGCATGGGTGAGTTCTCAACTGAGCTTTGTGGTGGTATTCACGCAACGCGTACAGGTGACATCGGTCTATTTAAGATCCTATCTGAGAGCGGTATCGCTGCGGGTATTCGTCGTATTGAAGCGGTAACAGGTGCTGCTGCAATCGAAGCGATGCACACTGAAGATGCAATGCTTGCTAAGACTGCTCGTCTAGTAAAATCGGATTCAGCATCAGTTGTTAGCAAAGTGGAAGCATTAGTTTCGCACAGCAAGCAACTAGAAAAAGAAATTCAACAATTAAAAGATAAGTTAGCGGCTCAAGAAGGCGCAAATCTTATCAACCAAGCGCAAGAGATCAACGGCGTTAAAGTTTTAATCGCAAAACTTAACGGTGCTGATAATAAAGCCCTTCGTGGCATGGTTGATGAACTTAAAAATCAGCTAGGCAGTGGTGTTGTTCTACTTGGTAATGTAAGCGACGATAAAGTTGGCTTGATTGCTGGTGTAACAAAAGATCTTGTTGGCAAAGTTAAAGCGGGTGAACT
- the kch gene encoding voltage-gated potassium channel protein yields MKDGFSLLRWIGRIFRRFALWLYSIRHIFVALFVLVNSGLIFHTIYGLPIDLITIFNVKDYEQINHSFLTNAPYFMLGVFIALSSIGLFFRARISWMISFTLMIIDTLYTAHIHPDQTHNIHYGLISLLILFLVRRHFSRSSVAAGSIFALISVITLMLTSTYGALYFGDGFDPKITSLLTAFYYAIETMSTVGYGDIVPVSEPARLFTISVIVSGITVFATSATSVLGPVVHSGFERLVKGNTKKMNRTNHFIICGLSSLAINTIKQLSSRKQPITVIVSPRTQQAAKDLLEDLDVVVGDYSDGEILTQAGVMNAKAVLALSDDDADNAFIVLSAIELESNARTVALVNDSKNINKVKSVNPDIVISPQQFASDILARVLNGESIDSDSIVSSLLNSVQGLSAKEISK; encoded by the coding sequence GTGAAAGACGGTTTTTCGTTATTGCGTTGGATAGGACGCATTTTTCGGCGTTTCGCGTTATGGCTATATAGTATTAGGCATATTTTTGTCGCGTTATTTGTATTGGTTAATAGCGGTTTAATTTTCCATACTATTTATGGTTTACCGATTGATCTGATTACGATCTTTAATGTGAAAGATTATGAGCAAATTAACCATAGCTTTTTAACCAATGCGCCTTATTTCATGTTGGGCGTATTTATAGCTTTGAGCTCTATTGGACTCTTTTTTCGAGCTCGAATATCGTGGATGATCAGTTTCACTTTAATGATCATCGATACGCTTTACACCGCGCACATCCACCCTGATCAGACGCACAATATTCACTATGGCTTAATTTCTTTATTAATTTTGTTTTTAGTTCGTCGCCATTTTTCAAGAAGCAGTGTTGCGGCAGGTAGTATTTTTGCGTTGATCAGCGTGATCACTTTGATGCTAACGTCAACCTATGGTGCGCTGTATTTTGGTGATGGTTTTGACCCTAAAATTACCTCATTATTGACCGCGTTTTACTACGCAATAGAAACCATGTCGACAGTGGGATATGGTGATATTGTTCCCGTTTCGGAGCCTGCGCGATTATTTACTATTTCAGTCATTGTTTCAGGTATCACGGTCTTTGCCACATCGGCGACGTCAGTATTAGGTCCTGTTGTTCATAGTGGTTTTGAGCGACTTGTTAAAGGTAATACTAAAAAAATGAATAGAACCAATCATTTTATTATTTGTGGCTTATCTAGCCTTGCAATAAATACAATAAAACAACTGTCTTCTCGTAAACAACCTATCACCGTGATCGTATCTCCTCGTACTCAACAAGCAGCGAAGGATTTACTTGAAGATTTGGATGTTGTAGTGGGGGATTACAGCGACGGTGAGATCTTAACTCAAGCCGGTGTGATGAATGCAAAAGCGGTGCTCGCATTAAGTGATGACGATGCTGATAATGCCTTTATTGTGTTGTCTGCGATTGAATTGGAAAGCAATGCACGTACGGTTGCACTGGTAAATGACAGTAAAAATATTAATAAAGTGAAAAGTGTGAATCCTGATATTGTGATTTCACCGCAGCAATTTGCTAGTGATATTTTAGCGCGAGTGTTAAATGGTGAAAGTATTGATAGCGACTCCATCGTGTCTTCACTTCTTAACTCTGTTCAAGGCTTATCAGCAAAAGAGATCTCGAAGTAG
- the recA gene encoding recombinase RecA: MDDNKQKALAAALGQIEKQFGKGSIMKLGDNRTMDIETISTGSLSLDIALGAGGLPMGRIVEIYGPESSGKTTLTLETIAAAQRKGKTCAFIDAEHALDPIYAQKLGVDIDQLLVSQPDTGEQALEICDALARSGAVDLIVVDSVAALTPKAEIEGEMGDSHMGLQARMLSQAMRKLTGNLKQSNCMCIFINQIRMKIGVMFGNPETTTGGNALKFYASVRLDIRRTGAIKEGDEVVGNETRIKVVKNKIAAPFKQAETQILYGQGFNRNGELIDLGVKHKLVEKAGAWYSYQGDKIGQGKANSCKYLVENPAIAAEIETKLRDLLLTPVTEGDQVDEKNSDIEEDEAF; encoded by the coding sequence ATGGACGACAACAAACAAAAGGCTCTTGCCGCAGCGTTAGGCCAGATTGAGAAGCAGTTCGGTAAAGGTTCAATCATGAAGTTGGGCGATAACCGTACTATGGATATCGAAACCATTTCAACCGGTTCATTATCACTAGATATTGCACTGGGTGCTGGTGGTCTGCCAATGGGACGTATTGTAGAAATTTACGGTCCAGAATCATCAGGTAAAACAACCTTAACCCTTGAAACGATTGCAGCAGCTCAGCGTAAAGGAAAAACCTGTGCTTTCATCGATGCTGAACACGCACTTGATCCTATTTATGCACAGAAGCTAGGTGTTGATATTGATCAGCTATTAGTTTCTCAGCCAGATACAGGTGAGCAAGCGCTTGAAATTTGTGATGCATTAGCTCGCTCAGGCGCTGTTGATTTAATCGTTGTTGACTCAGTGGCAGCTCTAACACCTAAAGCTGAAATCGAAGGTGAAATGGGTGACTCACACATGGGTTTACAAGCGCGTATGCTTTCACAAGCGATGCGTAAGTTAACGGGTAACCTTAAGCAGTCAAACTGTATGTGTATCTTCATCAACCAGATCCGTATGAAGATCGGTGTGATGTTTGGTAACCCTGAAACGACTACTGGTGGTAATGCACTGAAGTTCTATGCTTCTGTTCGTCTTGATATCCGTCGTACTGGCGCAATCAAAGAAGGTGACGAAGTTGTTGGTAACGAAACACGCATTAAAGTGGTTAAAAACAAAATTGCAGCACCGTTTAAGCAAGCTGAAACTCAAATCCTTTACGGTCAAGGTTTTAACCGTAACGGTGAGCTAATTGATTTAGGCGTTAAGCATAAACTAGTAGAAAAAGCGGGTGCTTGGTACAGTTACCAAGGTGATAAAATTGGTCAAGGTAAGGCAAACTCTTGTAAGTACCTTGTCGAAAACCCTGCGATTGCCGCTGAAATTGAGACAAAATTACGTGACTTGCTGCTAACACCTGTAACTGAAGGTGATCAAGTTGACGAGAAAAATAGTGATATTGAAGAAGACGAAGCATTCTAA
- the pncC gene encoding nicotinamide-nucleotide amidase, translated as MNIEQLATDLGQALKNKNWVATTAESCTGGGVAYAITEIAGSSAWFNRSFVTYSNEAKQEMLSVSSATLAEFGAVSEAVVFEMACGALAASRADISVAISGIAGPDGGSEEKPVGTVWFCWADATGWRQTTCCHFEGDRKNIRLQAIAKALSAMLERATTVAE; from the coding sequence ATGAATATCGAACAGCTTGCGACAGATTTAGGTCAGGCATTAAAAAATAAAAATTGGGTTGCAACGACAGCGGAATCTTGCACTGGAGGCGGTGTTGCTTACGCGATCACTGAGATTGCGGGCAGTTCTGCTTGGTTTAATCGCTCGTTTGTTACCTATAGCAACGAAGCAAAGCAAGAAATGTTAAGTGTTTCTAGCGCGACGTTAGCAGAATTTGGTGCGGTAAGTGAAGCTGTGGTATTTGAAATGGCATGTGGTGCATTAGCGGCTTCACGAGCAGATATCAGTGTGGCGATCAGTGGTATTGCTGGTCCTGATGGTGGCAGTGAAGAAAAACCTGTGGGTACAGTCTGGTTCTGTTGGGCTGATGCAACGGGTTGGCGACAAACAACGTGTTGCCATTTTGAAGGCGATCGAAAAAATATACGATTACAAGCGATTGCTAAAGCATTGTCTGCCATGCTTGAACGAGCAACAACTGTGGCGGAGTAG
- the mutS gene encoding DNA mismatch repair protein MutS, producing the protein MTIKGLEKHTPMMQQFLRIKAENPDILLFYRMGDFYEMFFDDAKRASQLLDISLTKRGSTNGEPIPMAGVPYHAVEGYLAKLVQQGVSVAICEQIGDPATSKGPVERKVVRIVTPGTVSDEALLNERRDNLIAAIYTANNKFGYATLDITSGRFMLTEPNSEEEMQAELQRTSPAELLYPEDFTYLHLVEPFKGKRRRPIWEFELDTARQQLTLQFGTRDLIGFGVENAELGLCAAGCLMQYVKDTQRTALPHIRAITLDTKDHAVILDAATRRNLELTQNLAGGYDNTLAAVLDQTATPMGSRLLKRWLHQPICDQKQLNGRLDAIEAFKNSGMFVDVSGVLRHMGDLERILARLALRSARPRDLARMRTAMQYLPELAELLAEIPQSRINDLASHAAPMDELCELLEHAIIENPPVIIRDGGVLAPGYNAELDEWRDLADGATKFLEELEASERERHDIDSLKVGFNQVHGFFIQVSRGQSHLVPSHYVRRQTLKNAERYIIPELKEHEDKVLNSKSKALALEKKLWEELFDKLLPHLEQLQNAASALSELDVLTNLAERADSLNYCRPELMTETGIEITAGRHPVVEHVLSEPFIANPISLHQDRRMLIITGPNMGGKSTYMRQTALIALMAHVGSFVPAEAVKIGPLDRIFTRIGASDDLASGRSTFMVEMTETANILHNATKQSLVLMDEIGRGTSTYDGLSLAWASAEWLADKISAMTLFATHYFELTELPSLLTGLANVHLDAVEHGDEIAFMHAVQEGAASKSYGLAVASLAGVPKTVIKRAKIKLQQLEASGHQQALQPNEITTGAPKEEHQLSLIPEPSEVEEALANVNPDELTPRQALDELYRLKALL; encoded by the coding sequence GTGACGATAAAAGGCTTAGAAAAACATACACCTATGATGCAGCAGTTCTTAAGAATCAAAGCTGAGAATCCTGATATATTATTGTTCTATCGCATGGGTGATTTCTATGAAATGTTTTTTGATGATGCGAAACGTGCCTCTCAACTGCTTGATATTTCGCTAACAAAACGTGGCTCAACCAATGGCGAACCTATTCCGATGGCCGGTGTGCCTTACCATGCGGTTGAAGGTTATTTAGCTAAATTGGTTCAGCAAGGTGTATCTGTTGCGATTTGTGAGCAAATTGGTGATCCGGCTACCAGTAAAGGCCCTGTAGAACGTAAAGTCGTGCGTATCGTCACTCCAGGAACTGTCAGTGATGAAGCGTTACTCAATGAGCGACGTGATAACTTAATTGCCGCTATTTATACTGCAAATAATAAATTTGGCTACGCAACATTAGATATCACCTCTGGTCGCTTCATGCTCACAGAGCCAAACAGCGAAGAAGAAATGCAGGCTGAGCTACAACGTACTAGCCCTGCTGAACTACTTTATCCTGAAGATTTTACCTACCTACATTTAGTAGAACCGTTTAAAGGTAAACGTCGTCGCCCTATTTGGGAATTTGAATTAGATACCGCGCGCCAGCAACTAACTCTGCAATTTGGTACCCGTGACTTAATCGGCTTTGGGGTTGAGAATGCGGAGTTAGGGCTATGTGCGGCTGGCTGTTTAATGCAATATGTCAAAGACACCCAACGTACGGCATTACCACATATTCGTGCGATCACTTTAGATACTAAAGATCATGCGGTTATCTTAGATGCTGCGACACGTCGCAATTTAGAGTTAACGCAAAACCTTGCCGGTGGCTACGATAACACGCTAGCAGCCGTCCTCGATCAAACCGCAACGCCGATGGGGAGTCGTTTATTAAAACGCTGGCTTCACCAACCTATTTGCGATCAAAAACAATTAAATGGTCGCCTAGATGCCATTGAAGCATTTAAAAATAGCGGCATGTTTGTCGATGTATCGGGTGTCTTGCGTCACATGGGTGACTTAGAACGTATTCTTGCGCGTCTTGCATTACGTTCAGCACGTCCACGCGATTTAGCACGCATGCGAACAGCAATGCAGTATCTACCAGAACTTGCTGAATTATTAGCGGAAATACCCCAATCACGCATTAATGACTTAGCCTCTCATGCAGCGCCAATGGACGAGCTATGTGAATTACTTGAGCATGCCATTATTGAAAATCCACCGGTTATCATTCGTGATGGTGGCGTTCTTGCACCGGGTTATAACGCAGAACTTGATGAGTGGCGCGATTTAGCCGATGGCGCAACTAAATTCTTAGAAGAATTAGAAGCCAGTGAACGCGAACGTCACGACATCGACAGCCTAAAAGTTGGCTTCAACCAAGTGCACGGTTTCTTTATTCAAGTAAGCCGCGGTCAAAGTCACTTAGTACCAAGTCATTATGTTCGTCGCCAAACACTGAAAAACGCAGAGCGTTACATCATCCCTGAGCTTAAAGAGCATGAAGATAAAGTCTTAAACTCTAAATCAAAAGCACTCGCTCTTGAGAAGAAATTATGGGAAGAGCTGTTTGATAAGCTATTGCCTCACCTTGAACAACTGCAAAATGCAGCAAGTGCATTATCAGAGCTTGATGTATTAACCAACCTTGCTGAACGTGCTGATAGCCTTAATTACTGTCGTCCTGAATTAATGACAGAAACAGGTATCGAAATCACAGCAGGTCGTCACCCTGTCGTTGAGCATGTGCTAAGCGAACCGTTCATTGCCAACCCTATTTCGCTGCATCAAGACCGCCGTATGCTAATTATTACTGGTCCGAATATGGGTGGTAAATCAACCTATATGCGTCAAACTGCATTAATTGCGTTAATGGCACATGTCGGCTCTTTTGTCCCAGCTGAAGCGGTAAAAATTGGCCCATTAGATCGTATCTTTACCCGTATTGGAGCCTCTGATGACTTAGCATCTGGTCGCTCAACTTTCATGGTTGAAATGACAGAGACGGCTAATATTCTTCACAATGCTACCAAGCAAAGTTTAGTCTTAATGGATGAAATTGGTCGTGGTACTAGTACTTATGACGGCTTATCGCTGGCATGGGCAAGTGCGGAATGGCTCGCGGATAAAATATCAGCCATGACACTTTTTGCGACTCATTACTTTGAATTGACTGAGCTGCCATCACTGTTAACAGGGTTAGCTAACGTTCACCTTGATGCCGTTGAGCATGGTGATGAAATCGCCTTTATGCATGCTGTACAAGAAGGTGCCGCAAGCAAGTCTTATGGTTTAGCGGTAGCGAGCTTAGCTGGCGTACCTAAGACGGTGATTAAACGCGCTAAGATCAAACTACAGCAATTGGAGGCATCTGGCCACCAGCAAGCTCTGCAACCTAACGAAATCACAACGGGCGCACCTAAAGAAGAGCATCAATTAAGTTTGATCCCAGAGCCGAGTGAAGTAGAAGAAGCTTTAGCAAACGTTAATCCTGATGAGTTAACACCACGCCAAGCACTTGATGAGCTTTATCGTTTAAAAGCGCTGCTTTAA
- the rpoS gene encoding RNA polymerase sigma factor RpoS, which yields MSRSSTATNLDSFTLDEELDIDVPAPTSADDSSETTAASPVTDDTDDAELAKYEATQKALDATQLYLGEIGYSPLLTAEEEVLYARRALRGDEVARKRMIESNLRLVVKISRRYSNRGLALLDLVEEGNLGLIRAVEKFDPERGFRFSTYATWWIRQTIERAIMNQTRTIRLPIHVVKELNVYLRTARELAQKLDHEPTAEDIAQQLEKPVDDVNRMLRLNERVSSVDNPIGGDSEKALLDIIPDEKGGSPESSTQDDDIKNSIVHWLQELNPKQREVLARRFGLLGYEASTLEDVGREIGLTRERVRQIQVEGLRRLRDMLTHQGLNIESLFNQEV from the coding sequence ATGAGTAGAAGCAGCACAGCCACAAACCTTGATTCATTCACTTTAGACGAAGAACTGGATATTGATGTACCAGCACCTACGTCTGCTGATGATAGTTCTGAAACTACCGCAGCATCACCTGTAACCGATGATACAGATGATGCTGAACTTGCCAAATATGAGGCCACTCAAAAAGCACTGGATGCAACTCAACTCTATCTCGGTGAAATTGGCTATTCGCCATTACTTACCGCAGAAGAAGAAGTACTGTATGCACGTCGCGCATTAAGAGGCGATGAAGTCGCCCGTAAACGTATGATTGAAAGTAATCTTCGTTTAGTTGTAAAAATATCACGCCGTTATAGTAATCGAGGACTTGCGTTACTCGACTTAGTCGAAGAAGGTAATTTAGGCTTGATCCGCGCGGTTGAGAAATTTGATCCCGAGCGTGGATTCCGTTTTTCTACCTATGCTACATGGTGGATCCGTCAAACGATTGAACGGGCTATCATGAATCAAACCCGTACTATTCGGTTGCCAATCCATGTCGTTAAAGAGCTCAATGTCTATTTACGTACAGCACGTGAATTAGCACAAAAGCTGGATCATGAGCCAACGGCAGAAGATATCGCTCAACAATTGGAAAAACCGGTTGATGATGTGAACCGTATGCTGCGCTTAAATGAGCGTGTGAGCTCGGTAGATAATCCGATCGGTGGGGATTCCGAAAAAGCACTACTTGATATCATTCCTGATGAGAAAGGTGGTAGTCCTGAATCATCAACCCAAGACGATGATATTAAAAACTCGATTGTTCACTGGTTACAAGAACTCAACCCTAAACAACGTGAAGTGTTAGCGCGTCGATTTGGCCTATTAGGTTATGAAGCCTCAACATTAGAAGATGTGGGACGAGAAATTGGTTTAACCCGTGAACGAGTACGTCAAATTCAAGTTGAAGGTTTACGACGTTTACGTGATATGTTGACTCATCAAGGGTTAAATATCGAATCACTATTTAATCAAGAAGTTTAG
- a CDS encoding peptidoglycan DD-metalloendopeptidase family protein: MKKIIQPSLLAVTSMILLSACSSHTPAPVANLSKDYSQLERGSFKGNSYTVKKGDTLYFISYVTGQNVKDIVKNNNLSEPYIIYPGQRLVIPNGSNSSSYSSSTPPVVVKPPVVNTTPTTPKKPVVKQPEQKTTNKTVAQPKPKEYSENSKVNKPVTTKPSTSSATSKWAWPVKGKIIAGFSNSDNGNRGIDIAGTRGEAIKATAAGLVVYAGDALPGYGNLVIIKHGEDYLSAYAHNDKILVKEQQQVKAGQKIASMGSTGASSVRLHFEIRYKGKSVDPMRYLPK; encoded by the coding sequence ATGAAAAAAATAATTCAACCTTCCTTGTTAGCAGTGACGAGTATGATCCTGCTATCAGCTTGTAGTAGTCATACACCAGCACCGGTTGCCAATCTCAGCAAAGATTACTCACAATTAGAGCGTGGTAGTTTTAAAGGAAATTCATACACGGTAAAGAAAGGAGATACGTTATATTTTATTTCCTATGTTACTGGGCAAAATGTAAAAGATATTGTGAAAAACAATAATCTATCAGAACCTTATATTATCTACCCAGGTCAGCGCTTAGTGATCCCTAATGGGAGTAATAGCTCATCATATAGTTCTTCAACGCCTCCTGTTGTGGTCAAGCCTCCTGTTGTAAATACCACTCCAACAACACCGAAAAAGCCAGTTGTTAAACAACCAGAGCAAAAAACAACCAATAAAACGGTTGCACAGCCAAAACCAAAAGAGTACTCTGAAAACTCAAAAGTTAACAAACCTGTAACAACTAAACCAAGTACAAGTTCAGCAACATCTAAATGGGCTTGGCCTGTAAAAGGGAAAATTATTGCTGGTTTTTCTAATTCAGATAACGGCAATAGAGGTATTGATATTGCAGGTACGCGAGGAGAAGCCATTAAGGCGACTGCCGCAGGTCTTGTTGTATATGCTGGTGATGCGCTACCGGGTTACGGTAATTTAGTCATTATTAAGCATGGTGAAGACTACTTAAGTGCTTATGCACACAACGACAAAATTTTAGTAAAAGAACAACAACAAGTAAAAGCTGGGCAAAAGATAGCTTCCATGGGAAGCACTGGGGCTAGCAGTGTAAGGCTACACTTTGAAATTCGCTATAAGGGTAAATCCGTCGATCCGATGCGTTATTTACCGAAGTAA
- a CDS encoding protein-L-isoaspartate(D-aspartate) O-methyltransferase yields MRYQNQVDSLITFLNNKGISNQRVLNAIATVPRERFIDEAFSYQAYENNALPIGSGQTISQPYIVARMTELLGLTYQSSVLEIGTGSGYQTAVLAQLVEHVYSVERIKALQWQAKRRFKQLELHNISTKHGDGWQGWASKGPFDAIIVTAAASEIPQSLLAQLVDGGRLILPVGCQQQELKLIVRNGEAFCETVIEPVRFVPLLAGDLA; encoded by the coding sequence ATGCGGTATCAAAATCAAGTAGATAGCTTGATAACATTTTTAAACAATAAAGGGATAAGTAACCAACGCGTTCTCAATGCGATTGCAACAGTGCCTCGAGAGCGTTTTATTGATGAAGCTTTTTCCTATCAGGCATATGAGAATAATGCGTTACCCATAGGTAGCGGACAAACGATTTCTCAGCCTTATATTGTGGCAAGAATGACAGAGTTACTAGGGCTAACCTATCAATCGTCTGTATTAGAGATTGGTACTGGCTCTGGATATCAAACCGCCGTATTAGCTCAACTGGTTGAGCATGTTTATTCTGTTGAACGAATCAAAGCGTTGCAGTGGCAGGCAAAACGACGCTTTAAGCAGTTAGAGTTACATAATATATCAACTAAACATGGCGATGGATGGCAAGGATGGGCAAGCAAAGGTCCCTTTGATGCGATTATCGTGACAGCTGCAGCAAGTGAGATCCCCCAGAGCTTACTTGCTCAACTTGTTGATGGTGGACGATTAATTTTACCTGTTGGTTGTCAACAGCAAGAATTGAAATTAATTGTTCGAAATGGCGAAGCATTTTGCGAAACCGTGATTGAACCCGTAAGATTTGTGCCTTTATTGGCTGGAGATTTGGCTTAA